A stretch of DNA from Flexistipes sp.:
AACTGTACAATCATTTTTTGAAACTTTTAAATCTGGAAAACTCAAAGACAATATCCAGCCCTTCCGAAGTGAGATTTCAACACCTGCTGCCTGAAGCGGAAAAAATAATTATGGAAAACAGGGAGGAGGCATTTCTTGAAAATATAGACTGCAAAAAAGGCTGTGGGTACTGCTGTATACTCAACATACCTGTTTTGCCTCCTGAATCGGATAATATTTACCATTTCATAAAATCCAACTTCAGCGATCAGCAGTTAAATATTATTAAGCAAAAGATAGACAGCTACGGATTTCAGATAAAAAATCTCGATGATGAAGAGAGAATTGTTTGCAGGAAACCCTGTATCTTCCTGTCTGACGAAGAAAGCTGCAGTATTTATCCTGTAAGACCGATATTATGCCGCTCAGTCACTTCCACCAGCGCTTCAAAATGTAAACAGGCTTTGGAAAGTGTGGCCATGGGAGATGAAAACACCGTACTAATGAACAGTTTCATTAAAGATTTATACAAAAATCTTTTTCTTGCTGTTTCAGATTTTCTTTCTTCCAGAAACCTTCCGGGCAAAAGTGTCGAAATCACTCAGGCTGTCAAGAAATCACTGAATTCAGAACAAATCTGATACCTATTTGTGAGAGCTTTAAAAAATATCTCTTTTTACGCTTTTGGAAGTGGCGCTTTAGCGACGCCATGCCTACAATAATGTTTTTTCAAAACAATTTTGGCACGTATACCCATTTTCGCACAAGCTGAAGCCGCGCTTCCTTACTTATGGAAGTCTCTTTACTGAATTTTTTGATAAGCTTCCGTAATTAGTTTCAGTAAAGGCTCATAGGTGTATTTCGTAAGTGTTATCCCCTTTTTGGTGGGTTTCCAGTCGTCACTCTC
This window harbors:
- a CDS encoding YkgJ family cysteine cluster protein; the encoded protein is MILFVMPVDEKELYNHFLKLLNLENSKTISSPSEVRFQHLLPEAEKIIMENREEAFLENIDCKKGCGYCCILNIPVLPPESDNIYHFIKSNFSDQQLNIIKQKIDSYGFQIKNLDDEERIVCRKPCIFLSDEESCSIYPVRPILCRSVTSTSASKCKQALESVAMGDENTVLMNSFIKDLYKNLFLAVSDFLSSRNLPGKSVEITQAVKKSLNSEQI